The Achromobacter deleyi genome has a window encoding:
- a CDS encoding putative 2-aminoethylphosphonate ABC transporter ATP-binding protein: MPQRDTAFLSVQNLVKRFGSHTALADVSLDIRAGELVCLLGPSGCGKTTLLRAIAGLERQDSGTIVLSGRDISQAEPQERDYGILFQSYALFPNLTVAQNVAYGLSGKRAHRNHVASRVEEMLTLVGLAGAAGKYPGQISGGQQQRVALARALAPSPSLLLLDEPMSALDARVREHLRIELRALQKRLSITTLMVTHDQEEAMVMADRIAVMNGGIIEQYGTPRELYRQPGSAFIADFVGEANWLPFERIDAHRARVGRQELAVDETLGSSAGKLFVRPEAVRVSMARPEEPNSMLADVLDGVFLGRGYRLALRLEGVPGATVHSIVSPETGDALLGPHAASRCWVELPRHAIRAYA, from the coding sequence ATGCCCCAACGCGATACCGCCTTTCTATCAGTGCAGAATCTTGTGAAGCGATTCGGCAGCCATACGGCGCTGGCCGACGTTTCCCTGGACATCCGCGCCGGAGAGCTGGTTTGCCTGCTGGGCCCCTCGGGTTGCGGCAAGACGACGCTGCTGCGCGCCATCGCCGGCCTGGAGCGGCAGGACAGCGGAACTATCGTGCTGTCGGGCCGCGATATCTCCCAGGCCGAGCCGCAGGAGCGCGACTACGGCATCCTGTTCCAGTCGTATGCGCTGTTTCCCAACCTGACCGTGGCCCAGAACGTGGCCTACGGCCTGAGCGGCAAGCGCGCCCACCGCAATCACGTCGCCAGCCGCGTCGAGGAAATGCTGACCCTGGTCGGCCTGGCCGGCGCGGCGGGAAAATATCCGGGACAGATCTCCGGCGGCCAGCAACAGCGCGTGGCCCTGGCGCGCGCGCTGGCGCCGTCGCCGTCCCTGTTGCTGCTGGATGAACCCATGTCCGCGCTGGACGCCCGGGTGCGGGAGCACCTGCGGATCGAACTGCGCGCCCTGCAGAAGCGCCTGTCCATCACCACGCTGATGGTGACGCATGACCAGGAAGAGGCCATGGTGATGGCCGACCGCATCGCCGTCATGAACGGCGGCATCATCGAGCAGTACGGCACGCCGCGCGAACTGTATCGCCAGCCGGGCTCGGCCTTCATCGCCGATTTCGTCGGGGAGGCCAACTGGCTGCCGTTCGAGCGCATCGATGCGCATCGCGCCCGCGTCGGCCGCCAGGAGCTGGCCGTGGACGAGACGCTGGGCTCCAGCGCCGGCAAGCTCTTCGTGCGGCCCGAGGCCGTGCGAGTCAGCATGGCGCGCCCGGAAGAACCCAACTCCATGCTGGCCGATGTGCTGGACGGCGTGTTCCTCGGCCGTGGCTACCGCCTGGCCCTGCGCCTGGAAGGCGTGCCCGGCGCCACGGTGCATTCGATTGTGTCCCCTGAAACCGGAGACGCCCTGCTGGGCCCTCACGCCGCCAGCCGCTGCTGGGTGGAGCTGCCGCGCCATGCGATACGCGCCTACGCTTGA
- a CDS encoding LysR family transcriptional regulator, translated as MLVAELKSFYAVARCGTVTKAAAQLGVSQPTVTGQLRQLESRYGIELFHRQGRGMRLSDAGQNLMPMVEKLVQQETEIDFRLRDASDLREGNLRIGATGPFYIMDTVRRYNQRYPGIDLTVTIGNSQTMLQALHDYRIEIATSSFLMDDKHLYRRRIAADPIRVVTHRDHPLARRGQVHLADLAEHALLLREPGSMTRQLTEDALQAAGVTVRRTLEIGSRESIRQAILCELGISLIPSREIPSHPDLAALDIQDAGIVMHEYLYCLRERQPVQLIARFLEMAPAAG; from the coding sequence GTGCTTGTCGCCGAACTCAAATCCTTCTACGCCGTGGCTCGCTGCGGCACCGTCACCAAGGCCGCCGCCCAGCTGGGAGTCAGCCAACCCACGGTGACAGGGCAACTGCGCCAGCTGGAATCGCGCTACGGCATCGAACTGTTCCACCGGCAGGGCCGTGGCATGAGGCTGTCGGACGCCGGACAGAATCTGATGCCCATGGTGGAGAAGCTGGTCCAGCAGGAAACCGAGATCGACTTCCGCCTGCGCGACGCCAGCGACCTGCGCGAAGGCAACCTGCGCATCGGCGCCACCGGCCCCTTCTACATCATGGACACGGTGCGCCGTTACAACCAGCGCTATCCCGGCATCGACCTGACCGTCACCATCGGCAATTCGCAGACCATGCTGCAGGCGCTGCATGACTACCGCATCGAGATTGCCACGTCATCCTTTCTGATGGATGACAAGCATCTGTACCGCCGCAGGATCGCCGCGGACCCGATCCGGGTCGTGACCCATCGGGACCACCCCCTGGCCCGGCGCGGCCAGGTCCACCTGGCCGACCTGGCCGAGCACGCGCTGCTCTTGCGCGAACCCGGCTCGATGACGCGCCAGCTGACCGAGGACGCCCTGCAGGCGGCCGGCGTGACGGTGCGCCGCACGCTGGAGATCGGCAGCCGGGAATCGATCCGCCAAGCCATTCTTTGCGAACTGGGAATCAGCCTGATCCCTTCGCGCGAGATCCCGTCCCACCCTGACCTGGCGGCCCTGGACATCCAGGACGCCGGCATCGTGATGCACGAATACCTGTACTGCCTGCGCGAGCGCCAACCGGTGCAGCTTATCGCGCGCTTTCTGGAGATGGCGCCGGCAGCCGGCTGA
- a CDS encoding phosphonate degradation HD-domain oxygenase yields MALTLQDIEQLFLERGHRSYHGESVSHLRHALQTAALAERHGANAQLITASLLHDLGHLIADRPGTPTLRGIDDKHQYFVLPFLRGLFSSAVLDPIRLHVEAKRYLCYVEPQYEASLSEDSKRSLALQGGSFDAGQAVDFASMPGAPDAIRLRRWDDMAKVPGLATPPLDHFLEIAESVSGRVKLAAVW; encoded by the coding sequence ATGGCCTTGACCTTGCAAGATATAGAACAGCTTTTCCTGGAACGCGGGCACCGTTCCTATCATGGCGAATCCGTCAGCCATTTGCGGCATGCGCTGCAAACGGCGGCGCTCGCCGAGCGCCACGGCGCCAATGCCCAGCTGATCACGGCAAGCCTGCTGCACGACCTGGGCCACCTGATCGCCGACCGGCCCGGCACGCCCACGCTGCGGGGCATCGACGACAAGCACCAGTATTTCGTCCTGCCCTTCCTGCGCGGGCTGTTCAGCTCGGCGGTGCTGGACCCGATCCGGCTGCATGTCGAAGCCAAGCGCTACCTCTGCTATGTGGAGCCGCAATACGAAGCGTCGCTCTCGGAAGACTCCAAGCGCAGCCTGGCGCTGCAAGGGGGCAGTTTCGACGCCGGCCAGGCGGTCGATTTCGCGAGCATGCCGGGCGCGCCGGACGCGATACGCCTGAGGCGCTGGGACGACATGGCCAAGGTGCCGGGATTGGCGACTCCGCCCCTGGACCACTTCCTGGAGATCGCCGAAAGCGTCTCCGGGCGCGTCAAGCTGGCCGCCGTCTGGTAG
- a CDS encoding sulfurtransferase, whose translation MTTTLISAADLAARLDSPDVRVFDVRHDLTNHAAGRQAYDAGHIPGARYLDHETELAATRTGKNGRHPLPARAEFGALMAAHGVTPQTLVVAYDASGGMYAAHLWWMLRWLGHGQVAVLDGGWQAWVAAGLPTTTQAAPAVQPGKPVEPGASLAGSVDAKTVLDNIAQPSFTVIDARAANRYRGEVEPMDPVAGHIPGALNRPNGENLQPDGRFKTAEQLRAEFTGLLAGRDPATIVHQCGSGITACHNLLSMEIAGLSGSRLYPGSWSEWCSDPSRPVAKGA comes from the coding sequence ATGACGACGACACTGATTTCCGCCGCCGACCTGGCCGCGCGCCTTGATAGTCCCGATGTGCGCGTATTCGACGTGCGCCACGACCTGACCAACCACGCGGCGGGCCGCCAGGCCTATGACGCCGGCCACATCCCCGGCGCCCGCTACCTGGACCACGAGACCGAGCTGGCCGCGACCCGCACGGGCAAGAACGGGCGGCATCCCTTGCCGGCCCGCGCCGAATTCGGCGCGCTGATGGCCGCGCATGGCGTCACGCCCCAGACCCTGGTGGTGGCCTACGACGCCAGCGGCGGCATGTACGCCGCGCACCTGTGGTGGATGTTGCGCTGGCTGGGCCACGGCCAGGTCGCCGTGCTTGACGGCGGCTGGCAGGCCTGGGTGGCCGCCGGGCTGCCGACCACGACGCAGGCCGCCCCGGCCGTGCAGCCGGGCAAGCCGGTGGAGCCCGGCGCGTCGCTGGCCGGTTCCGTGGATGCCAAGACCGTGCTGGACAACATTGCCCAGCCGTCCTTCACCGTGATCGACGCCCGCGCCGCCAACCGCTATCGCGGCGAAGTCGAACCCATGGACCCCGTGGCCGGCCATATTCCCGGCGCCCTGAACCGCCCCAACGGCGAAAACCTCCAGCCGGACGGCCGTTTCAAGACGGCCGAGCAGCTGCGCGCTGAATTCACCGGCCTGCTGGCCGGCCGCGATCCCGCTACCATCGTCCACCAGTGCGGCTCCGGCATCACCGCCTGCCACAACTTGCTGTCCATGGAGATCGCGGGCCTGTCCGGTTCACGCCTGTATCCGGGATCCTGGAGCGAGTGGTGCAGCGACCCGTCCCGTCCGGTGGCCAAGGGCGCTTGA
- a CDS encoding DMT family transporter — protein sequence MQALWMLLASAMFAIMGSFVKLGTEHGASLPQVVLFRGLPSVILLLIWARAGRQSIIPTSWKLHIWRNLSGVTSMWLGFFAISHLPLATATSLNYTAPLFIACWMLGWGGAQRDPVRILAVALGFLGVIAVLRPSINEDQWLAALLGMGAGAMSAIAMMQIRQLGRIGEPEWRTVLFFSVAVCVSSGAGLAFEGWGHADWTGYLSLLGVGVAGLFGQLAMTRAFGMGAALLTAALQYSTIIFAALLGMGFWGDHLDGLAWAGMGLIIFAGLLSVWRTMRDPKSA from the coding sequence ATGCAGGCACTTTGGATGTTGCTGGCGTCCGCCATGTTCGCCATCATGGGTTCGTTCGTGAAGCTCGGCACCGAACACGGCGCGTCGCTGCCGCAGGTCGTGCTGTTTCGCGGCCTGCCTTCGGTCATACTGCTGCTGATCTGGGCCCGGGCGGGCCGCCAGTCCATCATTCCCACCAGCTGGAAGCTGCACATATGGCGCAACCTCTCGGGCGTCACGTCGATGTGGCTCGGTTTTTTCGCCATTTCCCATCTGCCCCTGGCCACCGCCACCAGCCTGAACTACACGGCGCCGCTTTTCATCGCCTGCTGGATGCTGGGGTGGGGCGGCGCGCAGCGCGACCCCGTGCGGATCCTGGCGGTGGCGCTGGGTTTCCTGGGCGTGATCGCCGTGCTGCGGCCCAGCATCAATGAAGATCAATGGCTGGCCGCCTTGCTGGGCATGGGCGCCGGCGCCATGTCGGCAATCGCCATGATGCAGATCCGCCAGCTGGGCCGCATCGGCGAGCCCGAATGGCGCACCGTGCTGTTCTTTTCGGTGGCCGTGTGCGTTTCCAGCGGCGCCGGACTGGCGTTCGAAGGCTGGGGCCATGCCGACTGGACCGGCTACCTCTCGTTGCTGGGCGTGGGCGTGGCGGGCCTGTTCGGCCAGCTGGCCATGACCCGGGCGTTCGGCATGGGGGCGGCGCTGCTGACCGCGGCCCTGCAATACAGCACCATCATTTTCGCGGCTCTGCTGGGCATGGGCTTCTGGGGCGACCATCTGGACGGTCTGGCCTGGGCCGGCATGGGCCTGATCATTTTCGCGGGCCTGCTGTCGGTGTGGCGCACCATGCGCGACCCCAAATCGGCCTGA
- the htpX gene encoding protease HtpX: MKRIILFVVTNLAVMLVLSATLRILGVDRIITANGLNFNALLIFSVVVGFTGAIISLLMSKPMAKWSTGAQVLDPNSPRNQREAWLVDTVHQLADRAGIGRPEVAIYEGAPNAFATGAFKNDSLVAVSTGLLESMSEEEVAAVLAHEVAHIANGDMVTLTLIQGVVNTFVVFLARVVGYFIDRVVFKNERGIGPGYFVTVLVCEIIFGVLASIIVAWFSRQREYRADAGSAHLMGAREPMIRALARLGGLEPGELPKSFEASGITGKGGLAAMFASHPPIQSRIAALQNARVI; the protein is encoded by the coding sequence ATGAAACGCATCATCCTGTTCGTTGTCACCAACCTGGCCGTCATGCTCGTGCTGTCGGCCACGCTGCGCATCCTGGGCGTAGACCGCATCATCACGGCCAACGGCCTGAACTTCAACGCGCTGCTGATCTTCTCGGTCGTGGTGGGCTTCACCGGCGCCATCATCTCGCTGCTGATGAGCAAGCCGATGGCCAAATGGAGCACGGGCGCGCAGGTGCTGGATCCGAATTCGCCCCGCAACCAGCGCGAGGCCTGGCTGGTCGACACGGTCCATCAACTGGCCGACCGCGCCGGCATCGGCCGTCCGGAAGTCGCCATCTATGAAGGCGCCCCCAACGCGTTCGCCACCGGCGCGTTCAAGAACGACTCGCTGGTCGCCGTGTCGACGGGCTTGCTGGAAAGCATGAGCGAAGAAGAAGTCGCCGCCGTGCTCGCCCATGAAGTCGCGCACATCGCCAATGGCGACATGGTCACCCTGACCCTGATCCAGGGCGTGGTGAACACCTTCGTCGTGTTCCTGGCGCGCGTGGTCGGCTACTTCATCGACCGCGTCGTGTTCAAGAACGAACGCGGCATCGGCCCGGGCTACTTCGTCACCGTGCTGGTCTGTGAGATCATCTTCGGCGTCCTGGCCTCGATCATCGTCGCCTGGTTCTCGCGCCAGCGCGAATACCGCGCCGACGCCGGCTCGGCCCACCTGATGGGCGCCCGCGAACCGATGATCCGCGCCCTGGCCCGCCTGGGCGGCCTGGAGCCGGGCGAACTGCCCAAGTCCTTCGAAGCGTCCGGCATCACCGGCAAGGGCGGCCTGGCAGCCATGTTCGCCTCGCACCCGCCGATCCAGTCGCGCATTGCCGCGCTGCAAAATGCCCGCGTGATCTGA
- a CDS encoding L-serine ammonia-lyase, translated as MAVSVFDLFKIGIGPSSSHTVGPMRAALLFAQGLERDGLIPQVASVRAELYGSLGATGKGHGTDKGVLLGLMGEAPDTVDPAAIAGMIASVRASRQLPLLGKYPLPFIEKEHMMFYRREAMAEHPNGMKFHAFGAGGEPLRESRYLSVGGGFVVTAGASNSQVIAAHNQLPYPFRMGRELLAMCRESGLTVAQLMMKNELTWRDASEVNSGLDRIWQVMQDCVARGCGINYPEADGELPGPLRVRRRAPELYRNLTQRAERTLSDPLSVMDWVNLYAMAVNEENAAGGRVVTAPTNGAAGIIPAVLHYYDRFVPGSNREGVRDFLLTAAAVGLLYKYNASLSGAEVGCQGEVGVACSMAAGGLAAALGGTVEQVENAAEIGMEHNLGLTCDPVGGLVQIPCIERNAMASIKAVNAARMALRGDGQHYVSLDSVIKTMRETGADMKTKYKETARGGLAVNIVEC; from the coding sequence GTGGCCGTTTCCGTATTCGATCTGTTCAAGATAGGCATAGGCCCGTCGAGCTCCCATACGGTGGGCCCGATGCGGGCGGCGCTGTTGTTCGCGCAGGGCCTGGAGCGCGACGGCCTGATTCCGCAGGTCGCCAGCGTCCGCGCCGAGCTCTACGGATCGCTGGGCGCCACCGGGAAGGGCCACGGCACCGACAAGGGCGTGCTGCTGGGCCTGATGGGCGAGGCGCCCGACACCGTGGATCCCGCGGCGATCGCCGGCATGATCGCGTCCGTGCGCGCCAGCCGCCAGTTGCCGCTGCTGGGGAAGTATCCGCTGCCTTTCATTGAAAAGGAGCACATGATGTTCTACCGCCGCGAGGCCATGGCGGAACATCCCAACGGCATGAAATTTCACGCTTTCGGCGCCGGCGGCGAGCCGCTGCGCGAGTCGCGCTACCTGTCGGTCGGGGGCGGATTCGTGGTGACCGCCGGCGCGTCGAACAGCCAGGTCATCGCTGCGCACAACCAATTGCCTTACCCGTTCCGCATGGGCCGCGAATTGCTGGCCATGTGCCGCGAAAGCGGGCTGACGGTTGCCCAGCTCATGATGAAGAACGAGCTCACCTGGCGCGACGCCTCGGAAGTGAACAGCGGGCTGGACCGCATCTGGCAAGTCATGCAGGACTGCGTGGCGCGTGGCTGCGGCATCAATTACCCGGAAGCCGACGGCGAATTGCCCGGCCCGCTGCGTGTGCGTCGCCGCGCGCCCGAGCTCTATCGCAACCTGACCCAGCGCGCCGAACGCACGCTGTCCGACCCCTTGTCGGTCATGGACTGGGTGAACCTGTACGCGATGGCGGTCAACGAAGAGAACGCGGCCGGCGGCCGCGTGGTCACGGCGCCGACCAACGGCGCGGCGGGCATCATCCCGGCCGTGCTGCACTATTACGACCGCTTCGTTCCCGGTTCCAACCGCGAAGGCGTGCGGGACTTCCTGCTCACGGCCGCGGCCGTCGGCCTGCTTTACAAGTACAACGCGTCGTTGTCGGGCGCCGAGGTCGGCTGCCAGGGCGAAGTGGGCGTGGCGTGCTCGATGGCGGCGGGCGGCTTGGCCGCGGCCTTGGGCGGTACGGTGGAGCAGGTCGAGAATGCCGCGGAGATCGGCATGGAGCACAACCTCGGACTGACCTGCGACCCCGTCGGCGGACTGGTGCAGATTCCCTGTATCGAGCGCAACGCCATGGCGTCCATCAAGGCCGTGAACGCCGCCCGGATGGCGCTGCGTGGCGACGGCCAGCACTATGTGTCGCTGGATTCGGTCATCAAGACGATGCGCGAAACCGGCGCCGACATGAAGACCAAATACAAGGAAACCGCGCGTGGCGGCCTGGCGGTGAATATCGTCGAGTGCTGA
- a CDS encoding Na/Pi cotransporter family protein, translating to MSGIITLLDFAGYVALLLWGVHMVQTGVQRAFGAALGAALGRALGTRLRAFGAGLGITAALQSSTATGLMITGFAAGGVVGLVPALAAMLGANVGTTLIVQLLSFDLTALAPILILAGVWMFRRYPPGRTRDLGRVFIGLGLLLLSLHQLVELFEPFQTAPMLGMILDALATQPVAAVLLSAAFTWAAHSSVAVVVLVMSLASHHMVAPHVAFALVLGANLGTAINPMIEGVTGDDPAARRLPLGNLLTRVLGVLAGLLLLPVLQPLMSELASDPARAVANFHTLFNAVIALVFLPLLTPYAALLTRWLPKRADPNDPSRPQYLDEWAHDVPAVALGNAAREALRMADMLQTLLLYARAGFKRDNRHRLVQARQLDAALDKLENAITTYLATLDQENMTRDDIQRMDDILAFTSNIGHAGDIAHHGLLSHVAKLRKQGWIFSPEQRASLDDTLGQLIANQRTAAALFVNDDLRQARSLAGEKARFRTIETQAADTHLQKIKSGEVDAAEVGALYLDILRDMKGINSHLVGAAAYPLLARHGELLPSRLREAGN from the coding sequence ATGTCTGGAATCATCACCCTGCTTGACTTCGCCGGCTACGTTGCGCTGCTCCTCTGGGGCGTGCATATGGTCCAAACAGGCGTACAACGCGCCTTCGGGGCCGCCCTGGGCGCGGCGTTGGGACGGGCGCTGGGTACCCGGCTGCGGGCCTTCGGGGCCGGCCTGGGCATCACGGCGGCCCTCCAGAGCAGCACCGCCACCGGTTTGATGATCACCGGCTTCGCCGCCGGCGGGGTTGTCGGCCTGGTGCCGGCCCTGGCCGCGATGCTTGGCGCAAACGTCGGCACCACGCTGATTGTCCAGCTGCTGTCCTTCGACCTGACCGCGCTGGCCCCCATCCTGATCCTGGCAGGCGTCTGGATGTTCCGGCGCTATCCGCCGGGACGCACACGCGACCTGGGCCGAGTCTTCATCGGCCTGGGCCTGCTGCTGCTGTCCCTGCATCAGCTGGTCGAGCTCTTCGAACCGTTCCAGACCGCCCCGATGCTGGGCATGATCCTGGACGCCCTGGCAACCCAGCCCGTGGCGGCCGTGCTGCTGTCCGCGGCCTTTACCTGGGCGGCGCACTCCAGCGTCGCCGTGGTGGTGCTGGTGATGTCCCTGGCCAGCCACCACATGGTGGCGCCCCACGTCGCCTTTGCGCTGGTGCTGGGCGCCAACCTGGGCACCGCCATCAATCCGATGATCGAAGGCGTGACCGGCGACGATCCCGCCGCCCGCCGACTGCCGCTTGGCAACCTGCTGACCCGGGTGCTGGGTGTGCTGGCCGGGCTGCTGCTGCTGCCGGTGCTGCAACCGCTGATGAGCGAGCTGGCCAGCGACCCCGCTCGCGCCGTGGCCAACTTCCACACGCTGTTCAATGCAGTCATCGCGCTGGTCTTCCTGCCGCTGCTGACCCCATACGCCGCCCTGCTCACCCGCTGGCTGCCCAAGCGCGCGGATCCGAACGATCCCTCCCGCCCCCAATACCTGGACGAATGGGCCCATGACGTGCCGGCCGTGGCCCTGGGCAACGCGGCCCGCGAGGCCCTGCGCATGGCCGACATGCTGCAGACGCTGCTGCTCTACGCGCGCGCCGGCTTCAAGCGCGACAACCGCCATCGCCTGGTGCAGGCGCGCCAGTTGGACGCCGCGCTGGACAAGCTGGAAAACGCCATCACGACCTACCTGGCCACGCTCGACCAGGAAAACATGACGCGCGACGACATCCAGCGCATGGACGACATCCTGGCGTTCACCAGCAATATCGGCCATGCGGGCGACATCGCCCATCACGGCCTGCTCAGCCACGTCGCCAAGCTGCGCAAGCAGGGCTGGATCTTCTCGCCCGAGCAGCGCGCCAGCCTGGACGACACCCTGGGCCAGCTCATCGCCAACCAGCGCACCGCCGCCGCGCTTTTCGTCAATGACGACCTGCGCCAGGCTCGTTCGCTGGCGGGCGAAAAGGCGCGCTTTCGCACGATCGAAACCCAGGCCGCCGACACCCACCTGCAGAAGATCAAGTCGGGCGAGGTCGACGCCGCCGAAGTCGGCGCGCTCTACCTGGATATCCTGCGGGATATGAAGGGCATCAACTCCCACCTGGTGGGCGCCGCGGCCTATCCGCTGCTCGCCCGCCACGGCGAACTCCTCCCCAGCCGCCTGCGCGAAGCGGGGAATTGA
- a CDS encoding dienelactone hydrolase family protein, protein MSFSAAAGNVAPTVIHTDTQGLVHGDFKLPVADGPIDAYYAAPEGRRDLPIVLVVQEIFGVHEHIKDLCRRIAKAGYLAVAANLYQRQGDASAYTDIPKLISELVSKVPDEQVFADLDASVAWAAANGGDARRVAVTGFCWGGRLTWMYAAHNPDVKAGVAWYGKLSVGHGPLIKRVAFDVVNELHGPVLGLYGGRDASIPLADVETMKTKLAAGNAAARQSEFVVYPEADHAFVADYRASYQPEAARDGWHRMLEWFKRYL, encoded by the coding sequence ATGAGTTTTTCCGCCGCCGCCGGCAATGTCGCTCCCACCGTGATCCACACCGACACGCAGGGACTGGTCCACGGGGATTTCAAGCTGCCCGTGGCAGACGGACCGATAGACGCCTATTACGCCGCGCCCGAAGGCCGGCGCGACCTGCCGATTGTGCTGGTCGTGCAGGAGATCTTCGGCGTGCATGAACATATCAAGGATCTCTGCCGCCGGATTGCCAAGGCGGGCTACCTGGCGGTTGCCGCCAATCTCTACCAGCGCCAGGGCGACGCTTCGGCGTATACCGACATTCCTAAGCTCATCTCGGAGCTGGTCAGCAAGGTGCCCGACGAGCAGGTCTTTGCGGACCTGGACGCCAGCGTGGCGTGGGCCGCCGCGAACGGCGGCGACGCCCGTCGCGTGGCGGTGACGGGTTTCTGCTGGGGCGGACGCCTGACCTGGATGTACGCGGCGCACAATCCCGACGTGAAGGCCGGCGTGGCCTGGTACGGCAAGCTCAGCGTGGGCCATGGCCCGCTGATCAAGCGCGTGGCCTTTGATGTGGTCAACGAACTGCACGGCCCCGTGCTGGGACTGTACGGCGGCCGCGACGCCAGCATCCCGCTGGCGGACGTCGAGACCATGAAGACGAAACTTGCCGCCGGCAACGCCGCCGCCAGGCAATCCGAGTTCGTGGTGTACCCCGAAGCCGACCATGCCTTCGTGGCCGACTACCGCGCCAGCTACCAGCCCGAGGCCGCGCGGGACGGGTGGCACCGGATGCTGGAGTGGTTCAAGCGGTATTTGTGA
- a CDS encoding ZIP family metal transporter: protein MLLLWVLLATITGGLIAVLVASWLAYKVFAQYLHHMVSLSVGVLLSVALLHLLPEAFETGVGDAHVLFGLMLASLIGFFVLEKIALLRHSHHHEGDGHHHHKGHDRHEAGRGGMLILIGSSLHNLCDGVLVAAAFLTDPLLGVLTAASIIVHEVPHKLGDFVVLLNAGLQRRRAFALILFTSLCSAVGGIIGYFVLQQAQDWVPYILVVAASSFLYISVADLMPQMHERVSLSDAVPQLLLVGVGVALIYSVTTLMHHGHEHGADAGHGAPHAEHGHQH from the coding sequence ATGTTGCTGCTCTGGGTCCTGCTCGCCACCATCACCGGCGGCCTTATTGCCGTCCTTGTCGCCAGCTGGCTGGCCTACAAGGTCTTTGCCCAATACCTGCATCACATGGTGAGTCTGTCGGTGGGCGTGCTGCTGTCGGTCGCCCTGCTGCACCTGCTGCCCGAGGCGTTCGAAACCGGGGTGGGGGATGCCCACGTGCTCTTCGGCCTGATGCTGGCGTCGCTGATCGGTTTCTTCGTGCTGGAGAAAATCGCGCTGCTGCGCCACAGCCATCACCATGAGGGCGATGGCCATCACCATCACAAGGGCCACGACCGCCACGAGGCGGGACGCGGCGGCATGCTGATCCTGATCGGCAGTTCGCTGCACAATCTGTGCGACGGCGTGCTGGTGGCGGCGGCATTCCTGACGGATCCGCTGCTGGGCGTGCTGACCGCCGCATCGATCATCGTCCATGAAGTGCCGCACAAGCTGGGCGATTTCGTCGTCCTGCTCAATGCCGGCCTGCAGCGCCGCCGCGCCTTTGCGCTGATCCTGTTCACCAGCTTGTGTTCAGCCGTGGGCGGCATAATAGGGTACTTCGTGCTGCAGCAGGCGCAGGACTGGGTGCCGTACATCCTGGTGGTTGCCGCCAGCAGCTTCCTGTATATCTCGGTGGCCGACCTGATGCCGCAAATGCACGAACGGGTATCCCTTTCCGACGCCGTCCCGCAGCTGCTGCTGGTCGGCGTGGGCGTGGCGCTGATCTACAGCGTCACCACCCTGATGCACCACGGGCACGAACATGGCGCCGACGCTGGCCATGGCGCGCCGCATGCGGAGCATGGCCACCAGCACTAG